In Dermacentor andersoni chromosome 11, qqDerAnde1_hic_scaffold, whole genome shotgun sequence, the sequence attttgcgacctgatagaaattcaactatccatcgcaaggacctgccagacagaccaagttccaacatgcttagcaaaacatgaacgtgactaacgcgcgttaatgacatcttagttgaaatcaagaaaaagaaatgggcatgggcaggacatgtaatgaggagggaacataaccgatggtcattaagggttacggactggattccgagggaagggaagcgtagcagggggcgacagacaGTTAGGttggcagatgagattaggaagtttggagggtcaacatggccacaattagtacatgaccggggcagttggaggagtatgggagaggcctttgccctgcagtaggcgtaaccaggctgatgatgatgatgatgatggaaataTTGGAAACGCAGATGTCTGTTCCTCTTGGCTCACGCGTTCCGCTGCTTATTGCGAGGACGGGGGATCGAATACCTTCTGCGGCGGCCACTTTTTGACGTTAGGCGTAATGGAAAAGCGCTCGTCCGCTTTGTAGAGAGTCAAGAACtccaggtcgtcaaaattaatcaggagtccccaaCTATGGCGTGGCCCCTAATCATATCGTCGCTTCGTTTCGTGATAACCACAGCATTTGAATAAACGCCGACGCGAGAAGATGCAAACAACTCGCGTTTCATGCGTGCGTCGTTTCTTGCTCATCAGGAGCAAAGTTTCGGTTACCTAGCAAAACCGTGACAGTATCTCGTGCGGCAGGCTCTAGGagaatgatttttcttctgaTTTCAGGCTGGGAAGCGATCACGCAACCAGTGGCTAGAACTTTCACTGTCAGTAGCAGCATAACTGCTCTGGCTAAACCGATTGTTTATTGTTTTACCGAATTAGCTAAACAAAAGGAACACATAACCTGTTTCCCGACATCTGCGTTGCCGGTACATCAGTTTCTCTAAAATTGTACTGATCTTAAGCACGCTGTATGCCCAGCAGTTTTCGCCAGACTTGCAATAAACACTGCGTATGCATTTCCTCCGTGTTGTCTTTAGTGGCCGCTGTTTGGCGGGGAGAGCGCCAGACTGAGGTATTGTTGGATAAGGAAAGTTGTAAAACTGGCATGGCGTATAGTGCAAcatcgcagctacaaaaagatGAGATAGCACTGTATTCAAACGCACACACTCTTTAGCGCTTGCTTAGGCTTTTTCCGGGTGACTCTTTCCGCCACGCTAACCACTTAAGGGACTTTCTCGAATATTATCGTTGACTCTGACTGTAGTCTGTttcacctgtatatatatatatatatatatatatatatatatatatgtgtgtgtgtgtgtgtgtattctcATTCCATGCGTGACACGAATTTTGGAAGGCCCGCGAGCACCAACGATTTCGGTGAACCCTTTCATGAGTCATGCACCTGCATAAATTGCCGACAAGCTTGACCATGAGAGCAGATTTCGAAGATACTTGCATGTGCACGTGCCTTAACCTACTATTGTTCGCACACGTTCACCCCATAAAGAGTCAGTATTCTGACTCGCCGATTTGGGCACGGGCCTCTTTCATCCCCGCCCAGGCGTCAGACGAGAATAACGTAAATTACGAGGCTTTGCAAATTCACCCATAGTGCAGCACACGAAATGAACGGCATACAACCATACCACTGGGTTTCTCTCGCATCGTTGCTTTTTAGCATCGTTCAACGCGGCTCGATGGATACAAGCGAGAACGCGCTTTTGAAACTTCATCGATTCTTAAGTTTCGGAGAACAAGGCGATTGTTCCTTGGCGCCAAATCAGTCATCGGAAAGCGTCGGCACTGTCAAATAAAAGTGTCCGTTGCAAAGGCGGTAGCCGTCGAGAGGAGTAGGTTTTTCCTGCAACCAACTTCACGATCCCAAATTTGGGCTCTTTACGGCAAAGTTTTACTAATGAAGTGCCCTGCCGATCTTTTCTCTCGCAGAGTTCCCGAAGAAACAAGAGAAGCAGGGTGGCAGCAGCGAGGGAACCAGGCTGCCAACATAATCGAAGAGTGCCGTATTTGCGGGTTCGCTTTGGCCGACATGGAGGACTTCGAAAAGCACGCCGCTGACCACTTGCTTGGAAAAAGCAACATTTGCTCCCAGTGTGGTAAACTGTTTGCGCATCCTTGGCTCCTCACGAGGCATTTAAGAACGCACGGTGAGCCATCCTTTGAGTGCGGCGTGTGCGGCAAGAAATTTTATAGAAAAGATGTCCGCAAGAAGCATATGCTTGCAAGGCACGCAGGCGCACAGGACTGAAAAGCCGTCGAAGGTTCTCCTTAAC encodes:
- the LOC129381551 gene encoding zinc finger protein weckle-like; the encoded protein is MAGKETARPYLTMSGGSCNVDPGAISAATDLDFGRESPPPRSVRDEATVAQKETARPYFTMSSGHYNLAQGTSSAPSDLDESRVPEETREAGWQQRGNQAANIIEECRICGFALADMEDFEKHAADHLLGKSNICSQCGKLFAHPWLLTRHLRTHGEPSFECGVCGKKFYRKDVRKKHMLARHAGAQD